A single window of Fervidicoccus fontis Kam940 DNA harbors:
- a CDS encoding amidase family protein — MTFTKKETKVIEQVQMIKEGTLDPEKPFEDAVEQAIKNDPKYNIFITLTSNEDKSIFKKGKLSGIPIAVKDNISTKGIRTTCASKILEDYVPGYSATVVERIEAEGGIIFGKTNMDEFAMGALGTTSAFGPTLNNLNIELSPGGSSSGSAVAVSSGTVKLALGSDTGGSIRLPAAWTGIYGFKPTYGFVSRYGLISYADSMDQIGPLATNISDLILLFSIISGSDERDPTSQFPGINKEKMLKLAYSEADVDILKKLKLIVIKNLIEHPQADEGLINEFWKDLKMLESYGASIELIDEPLILKIPQIYYIIAFSEASSNLARFDGLRYGKRISNVEKNDYDSFYMENRTLFGWEVKRRILLGTFILSKGYYETYYVKALKARTYLRKRIDRILNEETKFIVTPGSLIRPLPLKYDARDLSKLNAVDAPLMLANLIGSPAIVIPTGFSQSSPKSLQLIGRVWSDYTLLSIAKAIELVMKHE; from the coding sequence GTGACTTTTACGAAGAAAGAGACAAAAGTAATTGAACAGGTGCAAATGATCAAAGAAGGTACGCTCGATCCTGAGAAGCCATTTGAAGATGCTGTTGAACAAGCTATAAAAAATGATCCTAAGTACAATATTTTCATAACGCTCACTTCTAATGAAGATAAAAGCATTTTTAAGAAAGGAAAACTGTCAGGAATACCTATAGCAGTAAAAGATAACATTTCCACTAAAGGGATAAGGACAACTTGTGCTAGCAAGATCTTAGAAGATTATGTACCAGGATATTCTGCTACCGTAGTCGAGAGGATAGAAGCAGAGGGGGGTATAATTTTTGGAAAGACGAATATGGATGAATTTGCTATGGGAGCTCTTGGAACGACCAGCGCTTTTGGACCGACCTTAAACAACTTAAATATCGAACTTTCACCCGGCGGAAGTAGTTCGGGAAGTGCTGTAGCAGTTTCCTCAGGAACAGTTAAGCTTGCTTTGGGTAGCGATACAGGAGGAAGTATAAGGTTACCTGCGGCGTGGACTGGTATCTATGGTTTTAAGCCAACTTATGGTTTTGTTAGCAGATATGGACTTATATCTTATGCGGACAGCATGGATCAGATTGGACCTTTGGCTACCAACATTTCAGACTTAATTCTGCTTTTTTCAATAATTTCGGGGTCTGATGAAAGGGATCCTACCAGTCAATTTCCAGGAATAAATAAAGAAAAAATGCTTAAGTTAGCATATTCCGAAGCAGATGTCGATATCTTAAAAAAGCTAAAGCTTATTGTGATAAAAAACTTAATTGAACATCCTCAGGCCGATGAAGGACTTATAAATGAGTTCTGGAAAGATTTAAAAATGCTTGAAAGTTATGGTGCGTCTATCGAATTAATAGATGAGCCTCTGATATTGAAAATACCGCAGATTTATTATATAATTGCATTCTCTGAAGCAAGCAGTAACTTGGCAAGATTTGATGGACTTAGATATGGGAAAAGAATTTCGAATGTAGAAAAAAATGACTACGATTCTTTTTATATGGAAAACAGAACTCTTTTTGGGTGGGAAGTGAAAAGGAGAATCCTTCTTGGAACATTTATATTAAGCAAGGGATACTATGAAACTTATTACGTTAAGGCTCTAAAGGCAAGAACTTATTTAAGAAAGAGAATAGATAGAATTCTTAACGAAGAAACTAAGTTCATAGTAACACCAGGTAGCCTGATAAGACCCCTTCCACTAAAGTATGATGCAAGAGATCTTTCTAAGCTGAATGCAGTCGATGCTCCTCTTATGCTTGCTAACTTGATCGGCTCACCTGCCATTGTCATCCCTACGGGTTTTTCTCAGAGCTCTCCAAAATCCTTACAACTCATTGGGAGAGTTTGGAGTGACTATACCCTTCTATCAATAGCTAAGGCTATAGAATTGGTGATGAAGCATGAGTAA
- a CDS encoding Asp-tRNA(Asn)/Glu-tRNA(Gln) amidotransferase subunit GatC → MEKENDINREIINHLSFLSRIKLDEDEVEKMIEDLKMIKSYIDEVLSIEVEDEGEIYLTTGRLREDEVTNQMINPADFIKPEFIEDGYVKGPKVSK, encoded by the coding sequence ATGGAAAAAGAAAACGATATCAATAGAGAAATAATCAACCATCTTTCTTTTCTTTCAAGAATAAAGCTTGATGAAGATGAAGTGGAAAAAATGATTGAAGATTTGAAAATGATAAAATCTTACATCGATGAAGTTCTTTCAATTGAAGTGGAGGATGAGGGCGAAATTTATCTCACCACTGGAAGGCTTAGAGAAGACGAGGTTACAAATCAAATGATAAATCCAGCAGATTTCATTAAACCAGAATTTATTGAAGATGGTTATGTAAAAGGTCCAAAAGTTTCTAAATAG
- the gatB gene encoding Asp-tRNA(Asn)/Glu-tRNA(Gln) amidotransferase subunit GatB, producing the protein MSKNDVMIGLEIHVQMTSLKTKLFCGCSSDYRNSPPNTNVCPVCLGLPGSLPMINKKAVEKAIQVAIALNMEISKTLSWTRKHYFYPDLPKNYQITQYDGKGVSTIAKNGYVSYTVNGNSYVARIRRINIEEDPGKILYPSGSMITSDYILIDYNRSGIALLEIVTEPDFKTHQQVSSFLKKLRSILEHLGIADFSLEGSMRVDVNISIGGGKRVELKNISSIAEIENAIVYEITRQRTLLNLGREVEMETRHWDQERKVTFATRAKETEEDYRYFPDPNLPSIEISEELVKKIRESLPELPDKRKERFIKDYKLSEYIASVLVSDKKLSDYFEEVMKSTSIDTQKAASFIVNDVLGWIPSGDTNELNKYIPPQKIAELLEMLREGKITIKMAKELIPELINGKSLKGAVEEKGWFEVIYSEEEILKVIESIMNEYPEAVKDSIKDKKAVQFLVGKVLEATNKRADPKKVYDLICKKIEKISSKLQEDL; encoded by the coding sequence ATGAGTAAAAATGATGTAATGATCGGATTAGAAATACATGTCCAGATGACTAGCTTAAAGACTAAGCTCTTCTGCGGTTGCAGTTCGGACTACAGAAATAGTCCTCCAAATACGAATGTATGTCCAGTATGTCTTGGGCTTCCTGGCTCACTTCCAATGATTAATAAAAAAGCAGTTGAAAAGGCCATCCAGGTTGCAATAGCGCTTAACATGGAGATATCTAAAACATTATCATGGACGAGGAAGCATTACTTCTACCCAGATCTCCCTAAAAATTACCAGATTACACAGTATGACGGAAAAGGCGTATCTACAATTGCTAAAAATGGGTATGTGAGTTATACGGTAAATGGTAACAGCTATGTTGCGAGGATAAGGAGAATTAATATCGAAGAAGATCCCGGAAAGATCCTCTATCCCTCTGGCTCAATGATTACAAGTGATTATATTCTAATTGATTACAATAGAAGTGGTATAGCTTTGCTAGAGATCGTTACCGAGCCTGACTTCAAAACACATCAGCAGGTTTCTTCTTTTCTCAAGAAGCTTAGAAGCATACTTGAGCATTTAGGAATAGCTGATTTCAGTCTCGAAGGATCGATGAGAGTTGATGTCAATATTAGTATAGGCGGGGGAAAAAGAGTTGAACTGAAAAACATTAGTAGCATAGCAGAAATTGAAAATGCTATAGTATATGAAATAACGAGACAAAGAACTTTGCTCAATTTGGGCAGAGAAGTTGAAATGGAAACAAGGCACTGGGATCAGGAGAGAAAAGTGACATTTGCAACTAGGGCAAAAGAAACTGAAGAGGATTACAGATATTTCCCTGATCCAAACTTGCCATCAATTGAGATAAGCGAAGAATTGGTAAAGAAAATAAGAGAAAGCCTGCCAGAGCTTCCAGACAAAAGGAAGGAGAGATTCATAAAAGACTACAAATTAAGCGAATATATCGCCAGTGTTCTTGTTTCAGATAAAAAGCTATCAGATTACTTTGAAGAGGTCATGAAATCGACTTCTATTGATACGCAAAAAGCCGCGTCTTTTATCGTAAACGATGTCTTGGGATGGATCCCGTCAGGAGATACAAATGAGTTAAATAAATACATTCCGCCGCAGAAAATAGCTGAGCTGCTAGAAATGCTGAGGGAAGGTAAAATTACAATAAAAATGGCAAAGGAATTGATACCAGAACTTATAAATGGAAAAAGCTTGAAGGGAGCAGTTGAAGAAAAGGGATGGTTTGAAGTTATCTATTCTGAAGAAGAAATTCTAAAGGTTATAGAATCTATCATGAATGAATACCCAGAAGCGGTAAAAGACAGCATTAAAGATAAAAAGGCAGTACAATTTTTAGTAGGAAAAGTTTTGGAGGCTACTAATAAAAGAGCAGATCCAAAAAAAGTATATGATCTGATATGCAAAAAAATTGAAAAAATAAGCTCTAAGCTTCAAGAGGACCTATAA
- a CDS encoding TatD family hydrolase, whose protein sequence is MISAASFKYIDAHTHAYEYEEKSLSNYEKEFLLIAVSDDAESSKRTVKLSEDFKAVYPCVGIHPWNVSRSSREDIKTIENMLENSESPCLGEVGLDARMHPETFERQKEFFASFLDIAREYDAILNIHTLDAWELVYELITKKEINRAIFHWYNGPIELMQKIQETGYYISINVALKMQKKHEEVARKADLKKLLTESDGPYIYKGTLLKTEMIPEAIKYLAEIKGVGENYLREKIYENFFDLVKKI, encoded by the coding sequence TTGATTTCTGCGGCAAGCTTTAAATATATTGATGCTCATACTCATGCGTATGAATATGAAGAAAAAAGCCTTTCCAATTATGAAAAAGAATTTCTTTTAATAGCGGTTTCGGATGATGCTGAATCTTCTAAAAGAACAGTAAAGCTGTCAGAAGATTTTAAAGCAGTATATCCTTGTGTTGGTATACATCCATGGAACGTCTCAAGGTCTTCTAGAGAAGACATAAAAACAATAGAAAACATGCTTGAGAATTCTGAATCGCCTTGTCTTGGAGAAGTTGGGCTGGATGCCAGAATGCATCCTGAAACATTTGAGAGACAAAAGGAATTCTTCGCCTCTTTTTTAGATATTGCGAGGGAATATGATGCCATATTGAATATACATACCTTAGATGCTTGGGAACTTGTCTATGAGCTAATTACTAAAAAAGAAATAAATAGAGCAATATTTCACTGGTATAACGGTCCCATTGAGTTAATGCAAAAAATACAAGAGACAGGATATTATATTTCAATAAACGTTGCATTAAAAATGCAAAAAAAGCATGAAGAAGTGGCTAGAAAAGCTGATTTGAAAAAATTGCTTACGGAGAGCGACGGTCCCTACATATACAAAGGCACACTCCTTAAAACAGAAATGATTCCTGAAGCGATTAAATACCTTGCGGAAATCAAAGGTGTTGGGGAAAACTACCTTAGAGAAAAAATATATGAAAACTTTTTTGACCTGGTGAAAAAAATTTGA
- the thrS gene encoding threonine--tRNA ligase produces MVEISIIDKVINIESGRKIDVNPNSKLGSPIFIYAVTKERKKEVFPIDSVVKDDWEKAEVVFFFSKKGLEVFMDTLGHVVEASLKTLYPDYKLAGITVRENEVRIDFFTNGSEFSSEQAEEVIRKAVEIAKNSRVEVDEIERSRVEEMLKNSGETFLLDLMKRIEKPKLIKIGNILTICENSIHLPDLSIIKKIEVTNLSTSHWMGREDAPLLTSIHVTGFPSEFDENLYSARKEEAMKRDHVMLGKEMDLFLTSPLVGAGIILWPPNGAIMKRALEDYIVKVHMKKGYQLVSTPVISSAELFKISGHLSHYRQNMFLFNLDEKEHAIKPMNCPFHIIIFKRKKWSYKELPVRYFELGNVHRYERAGTLHGLTRVRGFTQDDAHIFAREDQIEEEISGVLKLTKEIYDTMGLKDYKFILSLRDPSDKESYMGSEEIWQKAEVALENALKSLNVQYTKSIGDAAFYGPKIDVIFTDALGREWQCATIQLDFNLPERFDLTYIDKDNKEKRLVMIHRAILGSIERFIGILLEQYAGRLPLWISPIQVAVLPVEESDPQQVKRAEEINNYLMQSGIRTQLMVEGRLNARLRDARLLRIPLIAVIGKSELENGSLTVSYLTYGEDSDKRYKPKEEKLSFSSEKEFVEWIKNKVREQTGGVL; encoded by the coding sequence TTGGTTGAAATATCAATAATAGATAAAGTCATCAATATTGAAAGCGGTAGAAAAATAGACGTTAATCCTAACAGCAAATTAGGTTCGCCGATTTTTATATATGCAGTAACAAAGGAAAGAAAAAAAGAGGTATTTCCTATTGATTCGGTAGTTAAAGATGATTGGGAAAAGGCCGAAGTAGTCTTTTTCTTCAGCAAAAAAGGATTGGAGGTATTTATGGATACTCTGGGTCATGTTGTTGAAGCTTCATTAAAAACACTATATCCCGATTATAAGCTTGCAGGAATAACAGTTAGGGAAAACGAGGTGAGAATAGACTTCTTTACAAACGGTTCGGAGTTTTCTTCTGAACAGGCAGAAGAGGTAATAAGAAAGGCGGTAGAAATCGCTAAAAATTCAAGAGTTGAAGTAGATGAAATTGAAAGATCTAGAGTAGAAGAAATGCTGAAAAATTCTGGAGAGACATTTTTGCTTGATTTAATGAAGCGTATTGAAAAGCCTAAGTTGATAAAAATAGGAAATATTTTAACAATATGCGAAAACAGCATCCATCTTCCGGACTTATCTATTATAAAGAAAATAGAGGTAACTAATTTAAGTACATCCCATTGGATGGGAAGGGAAGATGCTCCCCTACTGACTAGCATTCACGTGACAGGTTTTCCCAGTGAATTTGATGAGAACCTTTACAGTGCGAGAAAAGAAGAAGCAATGAAAAGAGATCATGTGATGCTAGGGAAGGAAATGGACCTATTTCTAACATCTCCTCTAGTAGGAGCAGGGATTATCTTATGGCCTCCAAATGGAGCGATAATGAAGAGGGCCTTGGAGGATTATATCGTAAAGGTACATATGAAAAAAGGATACCAACTAGTATCGACTCCAGTAATATCTTCGGCGGAACTGTTTAAAATAAGTGGGCATCTCTCTCATTACAGGCAGAATATGTTTCTCTTCAATTTAGATGAAAAGGAGCATGCTATAAAGCCGATGAATTGTCCCTTTCACATCATAATCTTCAAGAGGAAAAAATGGAGCTATAAGGAGCTTCCAGTTAGATATTTTGAACTTGGAAATGTACATAGGTATGAGAGAGCAGGAACACTTCACGGCTTAACAAGGGTGAGAGGGTTCACCCAAGACGATGCACACATATTTGCAAGAGAAGATCAGATAGAGGAGGAAATCTCTGGAGTATTAAAGCTGACTAAGGAAATCTATGATACAATGGGACTTAAAGATTACAAATTTATTCTGAGCCTGAGAGATCCTTCTGACAAAGAAAGCTATATGGGAAGCGAGGAGATCTGGCAAAAGGCAGAAGTTGCACTAGAAAATGCCCTTAAAAGCCTTAATGTTCAATATACAAAATCTATTGGAGATGCAGCATTTTATGGTCCAAAAATAGATGTAATATTTACCGATGCCTTAGGAAGGGAATGGCAGTGCGCAACTATTCAGCTTGACTTCAATCTGCCAGAAAGGTTTGATCTCACATATATAGACAAGGACAACAAGGAAAAAAGGCTGGTAATGATACACAGAGCTATTTTGGGAAGCATTGAGAGGTTTATTGGAATACTCCTTGAACAATATGCAGGAAGACTTCCTTTATGGATTTCTCCAATTCAAGTAGCAGTGTTGCCAGTTGAAGAGTCAGATCCTCAGCAGGTCAAAAGGGCAGAGGAGATCAATAACTATTTGATGCAGAGTGGCATCAGAACTCAACTAATGGTAGAAGGAAGATTGAATGCTAGGCTAAGAGATGCAAGATTGCTTAGAATTCCATTGATTGCAGTAATAGGAAAATCCGAGCTTGAAAATGGAAGTTTGACTGTTTCCTACCTAACTTATGGGGAAGATAGCGATAAGAGATATAAGCCTAAAGAAGAAAAGCTTTCCTTCTCTAGTGAGAAAGAGTTTGTCGAATGGATCAAGAATAAAGTTAGAGAACAGACCGGCGGTGTTCTTTGA
- a CDS encoding N-glycosylase/DNA lyase, which translates to MELVEKVIELKKDEKLRELINGRIIEFRKLKEEGSCEDIFSELSFCILTANFSAERGIFIQKEIGIGFLYLSEEALARRLRELGHRYPEKRAEYIVKARKFKDKICELVKNSDEDRSKQIRKWMADNIYGIGYKESSHFLRNTGFFNLAIIDFHILDILKKYKLLKQEFKTLTRKRYEEIEKVLEKIATTSILSLGELDLYLWYMETGKVLK; encoded by the coding sequence TTGGAATTAGTCGAGAAAGTTATCGAATTAAAAAAAGATGAGAAACTGAGGGAATTGATAAATGGAAGAATAATTGAATTTAGAAAATTAAAAGAAGAGGGGAGTTGCGAAGATATTTTTAGTGAGCTTTCTTTTTGTATACTTACAGCGAACTTTAGTGCGGAAAGAGGAATCTTCATACAGAAAGAAATTGGCATTGGATTTCTTTATCTTTCTGAGGAAGCGCTTGCTAGAAGGCTGAGAGAGCTTGGACATAGATATCCCGAGAAAAGAGCTGAATATATTGTTAAAGCCAGGAAATTCAAGGATAAAATATGTGAATTAGTGAAGAATTCCGATGAAGACCGTTCAAAACAGATTAGAAAATGGATGGCTGACAATATTTATGGTATAGGGTATAAAGAGAGCAGCCATTTTCTTAGAAATACAGGCTTTTTCAATTTAGCAATCATCGATTTTCATATATTAGATATATTAAAAAAGTATAAGCTTTTGAAACAGGAATTTAAGACTCTTACTAGAAAAAGATACGAAGAAATAGAAAAAGTTTTAGAAAAAATAGCAACAACTTCTATACTGTCTTTGGGAGAACTCGACTTATATTTATGGTATATGGAAACTGGTAAAGTTTTAAAATGA
- a CDS encoding thiamine pyrophosphate-dependent enzyme translates to MSSESKQLKNIFDIPREELFVGGHSMCAGCTAPIIIRHLLKVAGKNTIIVNATGCLEVSTTSFPYTAWKVPWIHVAFENTGAVASGVESAIKAMKMKGILDPNEEINIIAVAGDGGTFDIGFQALSGMLERGHKVMYVLYDNEAYMNTGVQRSGGTPFGAWTTTTPVTKRIRGEWRNKKDIFDIVIAHGVKYAAVANPAYTVDMMNKFKKGLEQEGPSFMHVLMPCTTGWRFDPKYGITIARLATETAIWINYEYDNGKLDVTIPVKKRKPVKEYLKMQGRYAHLNDVEISYIQEQVNKKVEEVNKKVGREVIGPLEA, encoded by the coding sequence TTGAGTTCTGAAAGTAAACAGCTGAAAAATATATTTGATATACCAAGGGAAGAGCTCTTTGTCGGCGGGCATTCGATGTGCGCTGGATGCACAGCGCCAATCATAATTAGACATTTGTTAAAAGTTGCGGGCAAAAACACAATTATAGTCAATGCAACAGGATGTCTCGAAGTCTCAACAACTTCATTTCCATATACTGCTTGGAAAGTGCCTTGGATACATGTAGCGTTTGAAAACACAGGTGCGGTTGCATCAGGAGTAGAGAGCGCAATAAAGGCAATGAAGATGAAGGGCATACTTGATCCGAATGAAGAAATTAATATTATTGCCGTCGCTGGCGATGGAGGAACATTTGATATAGGCTTTCAAGCATTATCTGGCATGCTTGAAAGAGGTCATAAAGTAATGTATGTATTGTATGATAACGAAGCATATATGAATACTGGTGTTCAGAGAAGCGGTGGAACTCCATTTGGAGCTTGGACAACGACAACTCCAGTAACTAAAAGAATAAGAGGAGAGTGGAGAAATAAAAAAGACATCTTTGATATAGTTATTGCGCATGGAGTGAAGTACGCAGCGGTAGCAAACCCCGCATATACAGTCGATATGATGAATAAATTCAAAAAAGGACTTGAACAGGAAGGACCTTCCTTTATGCATGTATTAATGCCATGCACCACTGGGTGGAGATTTGATCCGAAATATGGAATAACCATCGCAAGACTTGCTACAGAAACTGCTATATGGATAAACTATGAATATGACAATGGGAAGCTAGACGTAACGATTCCAGTTAAAAAGAGGAAACCTGTTAAAGAGTATCTGAAGATGCAAGGAAGATATGCTCATCTCAATGATGTTGAAATATCATATATACAAGAACAAGTTAACAAAAAAGTCGAAGAAGTTAACAAAAAAGTTGGGAGAGAAGTTATAGGTCCTCTTGAAGCTTAG
- a CDS encoding 30S ribosomal protein S30e, with amino-acid sequence MPSHGSLTKAGKVRNQTPKIEPKGRKNKPPIVRNRIEYFVRVVKPTLSSSRR; translated from the coding sequence ATGCCCAGTCACGGTTCATTGACAAAAGCAGGAAAAGTCAGAAATCAAACGCCTAAAATTGAACCAAAAGGGAGAAAGAACAAGCCTCCAATTGTAAGAAACAGGATAGAATATTTTGTTAGAGTAGTAAAACCGACATTGAGCTCTTCAAGAAGATAA
- a CDS encoding DUF373 family protein, which yields MEKGKVLLLVVDRDNDIERVTGKSTPIFGKDDVFKIAVEFALKSPEDSDLNVMFSALQLYEKLRNEGMDVEIAVVGGHETDSIKADMKIRDAVKFLKEKTGVTGIIMVSDGTEDELTLPVIETILPVISIKRVVVEQWRGVEETYILIGKYLKKAIFEPRFSKIFLGLPGAIILAFVILDFFGYIQYGVMVAGFLIGGAMIIRGFNLESKIYELWASSPIMFISSTIATIFLISGAVIFGYTLYSEYNIRSWGEALQSATPLIGLSIFSIYIGKGIVKIIERNIRIWRDVLGMIVTLIFIIAFLRLGQYLTTYPGGTALDILRSSLFDSGFLEILLVGLVIAGALTLIIAYLEKRFFPSQK from the coding sequence GTGGAGAAAGGAAAAGTTCTTCTGTTGGTTGTAGACAGAGATAACGACATTGAAAGAGTTACTGGAAAGAGTACGCCAATTTTCGGAAAAGATGATGTTTTCAAAATCGCAGTAGAGTTCGCCCTAAAATCGCCAGAAGACAGCGATTTAAACGTGATGTTTTCCGCTCTTCAATTATATGAAAAGCTCAGAAACGAAGGAATGGATGTTGAAATTGCTGTCGTCGGAGGACATGAAACTGATTCAATAAAAGCTGATATGAAGATCAGAGATGCCGTTAAATTCTTAAAGGAGAAGACTGGAGTGACTGGAATTATAATGGTTAGCGATGGGACCGAAGACGAGCTTACTTTGCCAGTTATAGAGACCATTCTCCCAGTAATTTCAATAAAAAGAGTTGTTGTCGAACAATGGAGGGGAGTTGAAGAAACATATATTCTTATTGGTAAATATCTAAAAAAAGCAATATTTGAGCCAAGATTTTCGAAGATTTTCCTAGGTCTCCCAGGTGCAATAATTTTGGCGTTTGTAATACTAGACTTCTTTGGATATATTCAATATGGAGTTATGGTTGCAGGATTTCTTATCGGAGGTGCTATGATAATCAGAGGGTTCAATTTAGAAAGCAAAATTTATGAGCTCTGGGCTAGCAGTCCTATAATGTTTATTTCTTCTACAATAGCTACAATTTTCTTGATATCAGGCGCAGTTATATTTGGATACACATTATATAGCGAATATAACATAAGGTCTTGGGGGGAAGCTCTACAGTCTGCGACTCCTTTGATTGGATTAAGCATTTTCTCTATTTATATAGGAAAGGGAATTGTGAAAATTATAGAAAGAAACATAAGAATTTGGAGAGACGTGCTAGGGATGATCGTAACACTGATATTTATTATCGCGTTTTTACGATTAGGTCAATATCTAACAACTTATCCAGGGGGTACTGCATTAGATATACTGAGAAGTTCTTTATTTGATTCAGGATTTTTAGAAATACTGCTAGTTGGTCTTGTGATTGCTGGTGCACTAACTTTAATAATAGCTTATTTAGAAAAGAGGTTCTTCCCTTCGCAAAAATAG
- a CDS encoding metallophosphoesterase family protein translates to MKLFFTSDIHLPLFKNEFSLSIERLCNREEEFEVAMFAGDIIDRGKIQHFSDFFSIIKKCKFKKIISIFGNDEYEEEREKVKKEYSWVIWLDDENVQLNIENYTVTVLGTTGVLDVPTKWQYKNIPNIREKYERRLVLIEKFLKAEKRERELKILLTHYPPTFKTLQGELPFAWPQMGSERAERLIKDLDTLDYVIHGHAHNGKILDTEIGNTRVFNVAFPARKNIFILEIAKKVLLTDFFSKKSSS, encoded by the coding sequence TTGAAGTTGTTTTTCACAAGTGATATTCACCTGCCATTGTTTAAAAACGAGTTTTCTCTCTCTATAGAAAGGTTATGCAATAGAGAGGAAGAATTTGAGGTTGCAATGTTTGCAGGAGATATTATAGATAGGGGCAAAATTCAACATTTCAGCGATTTTTTCTCTATAATTAAAAAGTGTAAGTTTAAAAAAATTATTTCGATTTTTGGAAATGATGAATATGAAGAAGAAAGGGAAAAGGTCAAAAAAGAATATAGCTGGGTTATTTGGCTTGATGATGAAAATGTACAATTAAATATAGAAAATTACACTGTAACGGTATTGGGGACTACTGGTGTTTTAGACGTGCCTACTAAATGGCAATATAAAAATATTCCGAACATAAGAGAAAAATATGAAAGAAGACTTGTGCTTATTGAAAAATTCCTAAAAGCTGAAAAGAGAGAAAGAGAATTAAAAATACTATTAACGCACTATCCGCCCACTTTTAAGACATTGCAAGGTGAACTTCCATTTGCCTGGCCTCAAATGGGCTCAGAAAGGGCTGAAAGACTTATTAAAGATTTAGATACTCTAGATTACGTTATCCACGGTCACGCTCATAATGGAAAAATATTAGATACTGAAATAGGAAACACTCGGGTTTTCAATGTAGCTTTTCCGGCGAGGAAAAATATCTTTATATTAGAAATTGCTAAGAAGGTTTTGTTAACGGACTTTTTTTCTAAGAAATCTTCCAGCTAA